In Francisella hispaniensis FSC454, a genomic segment contains:
- the lptB gene encoding LPS export ABC transporter ATP-binding protein produces the protein MERYTLEAKRLGKKYGSRWVVNNVSMKVSTGEIVGLLGPNGAGKTTSFYMIVGLVAATRGKVRMGQEDVTKMPIHLRARRGLGYLPQEASVFRKLSVEDNIVAILETRKDLNKIQIEEKLNELLDEFSIQHIRKSLGMSLSGGERRRVEIARALAMDPKFILLDEPFAGVDPVSVIEIKEVVRHLKDRGIGVLITDHNVRETLDICERAYIVNAGNMLAAGTPEEVLADETVRKVYLGEDFKL, from the coding sequence ATGGAAAGATACACATTAGAAGCTAAAAGATTAGGCAAAAAATATGGTTCACGCTGGGTTGTGAATAATGTCTCTATGAAAGTTTCAACAGGTGAAATTGTTGGTCTTTTGGGTCCAAATGGTGCCGGAAAGACAACATCATTCTATATGATTGTAGGCTTAGTTGCGGCTACGCGTGGTAAAGTACGCATGGGTCAAGAGGATGTCACAAAAATGCCGATTCACTTGAGAGCCAGAAGAGGATTAGGCTATTTGCCTCAGGAGGCTTCAGTATTTAGAAAGCTAAGTGTTGAAGATAATATTGTCGCAATTTTAGAAACTCGTAAAGATCTAAATAAAATTCAAATCGAAGAAAAACTCAATGAGCTTCTAGACGAATTTAGTATACAGCATATTCGTAAAAGTTTAGGTATGAGTTTATCTGGTGGTGAGCGTAGAAGAGTTGAGATTGCTCGAGCATTGGCCATGGATCCTAAATTTATCCTACTTGATGAACCTTTTGCAGGGGTCGATCCAGTGTCGGTGATAGAGATTAAAGAGGTTGTCCGTCATCTTAAAGATAGAGGTATAGGTGTTTTGATTACAGATCATAACGTACGTGAGACGCTAGATATTTGTGAAAGAGCCTATATTGTAAATGCTGGTAATATGCTTGCAGCGGGAACTCCAGAGGAAGTTCTAGCTGATGAAACAGTTAGAAAAGTATATCTAGGTGAAGATTTCAAATTATAA
- a CDS encoding KdsC family phosphatase, whose protein sequence is MKINHSRNIKLLILDVDGVLTDGKIIITNNGDELKNFDVKDGLGIVLVQKLGIKVAIITGKQSKIVADRFASLGLDPQDILQGQKNKLKAYELLKAKYKLNDDNIAYMGDDLPDIILMNKVAISAAPADAMTVAKDYADYICQANGGAGAVREFCEYIMKQLNLYEKVVKEYIQSGGVR, encoded by the coding sequence ATGAAAATAAATCACTCAAGAAATATTAAACTATTGATACTCGATGTTGATGGAGTATTAACAGATGGTAAAATAATCATAACTAATAATGGTGATGAGCTTAAAAATTTTGATGTCAAAGATGGTTTAGGGATTGTCCTTGTGCAGAAACTGGGAATTAAAGTCGCTATTATTACAGGTAAACAATCAAAAATTGTTGCTGATAGATTTGCAAGCTTAGGATTAGATCCTCAAGATATTTTACAAGGACAGAAAAATAAACTAAAAGCTTACGAGCTTCTCAAGGCTAAGTATAAGCTAAATGATGATAATATAGCATATATGGGAGATGATCTGCCAGATATAATCTTGATGAATAAAGTAGCTATTTCAGCGGCACCAGCCGATGCTATGACTGTTGCTAAAGATTATGCTGACTATATTTGCCAAGCTAATGGTGGTGCTGGAGCAGTAAGAGAATTTTGCGAATATATTATGAAACAACTAAATTTATATGAAAAGGTTGTTAAAGAGTATATCCAAAGTGGTGGAGTGAGATAA
- the lipB gene encoding lipoyl(octanoyl) transferase LipB has translation MSNNIYQKDLGLQQYTKVFENMLEFTSTRTSETIDEIWLVEHPAVFTQGKHGKPEHILNPHNIPIVATDRGGQVTYHGPGQAVIYFLLDIKRNKLGAKKLVTTVEQACINMLDKYYNLKAHIIDGAHGLYINNQKIASLGLRIKQGKSYHGIAINTNMDLTPFSYINPCGYSGLKMCQLADFYQQADIKKVQQQYTAEFVTLLNNSI, from the coding sequence ATGAGTAATAATATTTACCAAAAAGACTTGGGTTTACAACAATATACCAAAGTGTTTGAGAATATGCTTGAGTTTACTTCAACACGAACTTCTGAAACTATTGATGAAATATGGCTAGTTGAACACCCTGCTGTTTTTACTCAAGGTAAACATGGTAAGCCAGAACATATTTTAAATCCGCATAATATCCCAATAGTTGCAACTGATCGTGGTGGTCAGGTTACTTATCACGGTCCAGGTCAAGCGGTGATATATTTTCTTCTTGATATTAAGAGAAATAAACTTGGCGCCAAAAAATTAGTAACAACTGTTGAGCAAGCTTGTATTAATATGCTTGATAAATATTATAACCTAAAAGCTCATATTATTGATGGAGCTCATGGTTTATATATAAACAATCAAAAAATTGCTTCTTTAGGCTTAAGAATCAAACAAGGTAAAAGCTATCATGGTATTGCTATAAATACTAATATGGATCTTACACCATTTAGCTATATTAATCCCTGTGGTTATAGTGGTCTAAAAATGTGTCAATTAGCTGATTTCTATCAACAAGCTGATATCAAAAAAGTTCAACAGCAATATACTGCTGAGTTTGTAACTTTGCTAAATAATTCTATTTGA
- a CDS encoding alpha/beta hydrolase fold domain-containing protein has protein sequence MWAIVGSSGFESFDDFEIIEELPRETPFGLCSNGLFKIKVEDKEALFLNRTGLGQNILPHQINYKANIYALKKYGATSIIALSSVRSLRGELKPGDMVIPYQFIDRTKSLREFTFCEQGLLNYVSLSKPITESIAEEIRAKKKEFDFEIHFKQSYVCIEGPQFPTIIDAKCFQSMGGGVIGMTAFPEFALAREAGLNYISCNFIVDYVPWSYDVRNLYNVLEIRETNNLKAEKLVKWLVNNLPFYAENDCHELGIARYLSTPIESLPPNKKAWLKVIAKDNSQHEKALEAEILKKVPDLYGGIKIIPAKLQDLLTFIGKFDREGNRKDLEATRKAAASLDLYSYPKVDLENVEDIQITHDDGHNIPVRVYNPKVDEKLKVIIFSHGGGFVSGTLDSFDAFCRKLALTTNRVVFSVDYRLAPEHKFPAGLNDVEYIAEHIFQHSKKFGVSKKKFTLMGDSAGANLTVLATYNLLQKGTVKIANNIILYPSVDLSHMPTKSLEDFASGYILTKAKTMWYSELYVPENIDKRSPEVSPFYIKELDNMPRTLVMTAGYDPLRDEGLLFAERLIRHDVEVQHYHFDSLVHGFINFSKLIPKEMDVLHSRVVKFLS, from the coding sequence ATGTGGGCGATTGTAGGAAGTAGTGGTTTTGAATCTTTTGATGACTTTGAGATTATAGAAGAATTACCGCGAGAAACGCCTTTTGGTTTGTGTTCGAATGGTTTATTTAAAATAAAGGTTGAAGATAAAGAAGCATTATTTCTCAATAGAACTGGTTTAGGTCAGAATATACTACCACATCAAATAAACTACAAAGCAAATATTTACGCACTAAAGAAATATGGTGCCACCTCAATTATTGCCTTATCTTCGGTTAGAAGCTTAAGAGGAGAGCTAAAACCTGGTGATATGGTTATTCCATATCAGTTTATTGATAGAACTAAATCTCTAAGAGAGTTTACATTTTGCGAGCAAGGATTGCTAAATTATGTTTCACTTTCAAAACCTATAACAGAGAGTATTGCCGAAGAGATTAGAGCAAAGAAAAAAGAATTTGATTTTGAGATTCATTTTAAACAAAGTTATGTGTGTATCGAAGGTCCACAGTTCCCTACTATAATCGATGCTAAATGCTTCCAGAGTATGGGAGGCGGTGTTATAGGTATGACAGCATTTCCAGAATTTGCTTTAGCAAGGGAGGCTGGATTGAACTATATTAGCTGTAACTTTATTGTTGACTATGTTCCTTGGTCATATGATGTTAGAAATTTATATAACGTTTTAGAAATACGTGAGACAAATAATCTCAAAGCAGAAAAATTAGTTAAATGGTTAGTTAATAACTTGCCATTTTATGCTGAAAATGACTGTCATGAGCTAGGTATCGCTAGATACTTATCCACACCTATAGAATCACTACCACCAAATAAAAAAGCATGGCTAAAAGTTATTGCTAAAGATAATTCTCAGCATGAAAAAGCACTTGAAGCAGAAATTCTCAAGAAAGTGCCAGATTTATATGGTGGTATTAAAATTATACCAGCAAAATTACAAGATTTATTGACATTTATAGGTAAATTCGATCGTGAAGGAAATAGAAAAGATTTAGAGGCAACTCGAAAAGCTGCTGCATCACTTGATCTATATAGCTACCCTAAAGTTGACTTAGAAAATGTTGAAGATATCCAAATCACGCATGATGATGGTCATAATATTCCAGTTAGAGTATACAATCCTAAAGTTGATGAGAAACTTAAGGTGATAATTTTCTCTCATGGTGGAGGATTTGTATCTGGCACTTTAGATTCATTTGATGCTTTTTGTCGCAAACTTGCACTAACTACAAATAGGGTAGTTTTCTCGGTTGATTATCGTTTAGCTCCGGAGCATAAATTCCCAGCAGGTCTAAATGATGTTGAGTATATTGCTGAGCATATTTTCCAACATTCAAAGAAATTTGGTGTTTCTAAAAAGAAATTTACACTGATGGGAGATAGCGCTGGTGCTAATCTAACAGTCTTAGCAACATATAATTTACTACAGAAAGGCACTGTTAAAATCGCTAATAATATTATCTTATATCCATCGGTAGATTTATCACATATGCCTACAAAATCACTAGAAGATTTTGCTAGTGGTTATATCTTAACTAAAGCGAAAACCATGTGGTATTCGGAGCTATATGTGCCTGAAAATATCGATAAGCGTTCTCCAGAAGTTTCTCCTTTTTATATTAAAGAATTAGATAATATGCCGAGAACTTTAGTTATGACAGCAGGTTATGACCCTTTGAGAGATGAAGGATTATTATTTGCAGAAAGGCTTATTAGGCATGATGTTGAGGTACAACACTATCATTTTGATAGTTTAGTGCATGGTTTTATTAATTTCTCAAAACTTATTCCAAAAGAGATGGATGTTTTACATTCTAGAGTTGTTAAATTTCTTAGTTAA
- a CDS encoding LptA/OstA family protein: protein MRRARLFIVILLLTTSNAFSNIEEDKIDYSSPMYNSSIQEDNATDGEKENNSDDNNLKEYGPVTICANNAVYDDTKGVLTYLGNVFVMQIHNKHILCHQPNNLKKGVSYFIRDNTLPFKQLQQKWLEQAKLLCSQEQECNFISGQKLIIKLDKDRKIKTFTMLSDGDEKSRFYTFPTSSNANYINSKTVTRGPVEGSSKKIIYDVTNKHLELYKKAIAYQNDNVYRGEKVIFDITHDLISIPGSVDRRSTIILDGLQNQTKIDTGLTPISQYKNKTK, encoded by the coding sequence ATGCGACGAGCTAGGCTATTTATTGTAATTTTACTTTTAACTACCTCAAATGCTTTTTCAAATATTGAAGAAGATAAAATTGATTATAGTTCTCCTATGTATAATTCTTCAATACAGGAGGATAATGCAACTGATGGGGAAAAAGAGAATAACTCGGATGATAATAACCTAAAAGAGTACGGCCCTGTAACTATTTGTGCAAATAATGCTGTTTATGATGATACTAAAGGAGTACTAACTTATTTAGGCAATGTATTTGTAATGCAAATTCATAATAAGCATATTTTATGTCATCAGCCAAATAACTTAAAAAAAGGTGTAAGTTATTTCATAAGAGACAATACTTTACCATTTAAACAATTACAACAAAAGTGGTTAGAGCAAGCAAAGTTATTATGTTCCCAAGAGCAAGAGTGTAATTTTATCTCTGGACAAAAGCTAATTATAAAGTTAGACAAAGATAGAAAAATAAAGACTTTCACAATGCTTTCAGATGGTGATGAGAAATCACGATTTTATACATTTCCGACTAGCTCTAATGCTAACTATATCAACTCAAAAACCGTAACTAGAGGTCCTGTTGAGGGAAGTTCTAAAAAAATTATTTATGATGTTACTAATAAACATTTAGAGCTTTATAAAAAAGCTATAGCTTATCAAAATGACAATGTATATCGTGGCGAAAAGGTGATTTTTGATATAACTCATGATTTGATATCTATACCAGGTAGTGTTGATAGAAGGTCGACAATAATATTGGATGGTCTTCAAAACCAAACAAAAATTGATACTGGTCTTACACCTATTAGTCAGTACAAAAACAAAACAAAGTAA
- the ppa gene encoding inorganic diphosphatase encodes MLKNIPCGKDIPNDFNVVIEIPQDSDPIKYEFDKESNMIVVDRFMSSTMRYPCNYGFVPNTLYDDGDPIDVLVLAPYPLAVGCVINCRAVGVFKMEDDGGVDAKVIAVPSSKLTKEYDHINDVEDLPVSLKQKIEHFFTHYKDLDSGKWVKVEGWDNAAFARKEIEKSVKNYK; translated from the coding sequence ATGCTAAAAAATATACCTTGTGGAAAAGATATTCCTAACGATTTTAATGTTGTAATAGAAATACCTCAAGATAGCGACCCTATAAAATATGAGTTTGATAAAGAGAGTAACATGATTGTTGTTGATAGATTTATGTCATCTACTATGAGATATCCTTGTAATTATGGTTTCGTGCCAAATACTCTTTATGATGATGGAGACCCTATAGATGTACTAGTTTTAGCACCATATCCTTTAGCAGTTGGTTGTGTTATAAACTGTAGAGCTGTAGGTGTCTTTAAAATGGAAGATGATGGTGGTGTTGATGCTAAAGTTATTGCTGTGCCAAGTTCTAAGCTAACTAAGGAATATGATCATATTAATGATGTTGAGGATTTACCAGTATCTTTAAAGCAAAAAATTGAGCATTTCTTCACACATTACAAAGATTTAGACTCAGGTAAATGGGTTAAAGTCGAAGGCTGGGATAATGCAGCATTTGCAAGAAAAGAAATCGAAAAATCTGTAAAAAACTATAAATAG
- the dacD gene encoding D-alanyl-D-alanine carboxypeptidase has protein sequence MKLTKIALLTASITASVAFAAPNISAGSDPYFNGGNGLAQKDIIVRPANIELDAPAWVAMNYRTGDIVSEKNMDVRRAPASLTKIMTSYIVASEIKAGNLSWDTMIPISENAASTGGSKMYVKAGAKVSVKNLVTGMDVVSGNDATIALAEYIGGTTEAFTDLMNQTAKAIGMNNTHFANPDGLPGGEQYTTAHDMALLARSYIYNFPEAYKVYDDKGLVWNATKQDSVSIADRKQCLPKFDRATGNVIESYTTKDLDDQAKDKCNKLFPKGDNFVLQNNRNRLLFTFDGADGMKTGHTDAAGYCLVSSAKQDGERFISVVLGTTSSAKRDSESAKLLRYALSKYENVLLYKANSPVTISADNIPNAKAGQKITVTSNQNIYKTVPKTYVPYLRQGIEFNPNLKAPIKTGQTVGNLVITLGDTKEKIASVPVVAMNDVSQKGWW, from the coding sequence ATGAAATTAACAAAAATAGCTTTATTGACAGCTAGTATAACAGCAAGTGTAGCTTTTGCTGCACCCAATATATCTGCCGGCTCCGATCCTTACTTTAACGGTGGCAATGGACTAGCGCAGAAAGATATTATTGTAAGACCCGCAAATATTGAACTAGATGCTCCAGCATGGGTAGCGATGAACTATCGTACTGGAGATATTGTTAGTGAAAAAAATATGGACGTCAGAAGAGCTCCTGCAAGCTTAACTAAGATCATGACTTCTTATATAGTTGCTAGTGAAATAAAGGCAGGTAATCTAAGCTGGGATACAATGATTCCGATTAGTGAGAATGCTGCTTCTACAGGTGGCTCAAAGATGTATGTCAAAGCTGGTGCTAAAGTGTCTGTGAAAAATCTTGTAACTGGTATGGATGTCGTCTCTGGTAATGATGCTACTATTGCTCTTGCTGAATATATTGGTGGAACTACAGAAGCATTTACTGATTTGATGAATCAAACAGCCAAGGCTATTGGCATGAATAACACTCATTTTGCTAATCCAGATGGACTTCCAGGTGGTGAGCAATATACTACTGCTCATGATATGGCGTTGCTTGCAAGATCATACATATATAATTTCCCAGAAGCATATAAAGTATACGATGATAAGGGCTTAGTTTGGAATGCCACAAAACAAGACTCAGTAAGTATTGCTGATCGTAAACAGTGCTTACCTAAGTTTGATCGCGCTACTGGAAATGTCATAGAAAGCTATACAACTAAAGATCTTGATGATCAAGCTAAAGATAAATGTAATAAACTTTTCCCTAAAGGGGATAATTTCGTATTACAAAATAATAGAAATAGATTACTATTCACATTTGATGGAGCTGATGGTATGAAGACTGGTCATACTGATGCGGCTGGATATTGTCTAGTTTCATCTGCTAAACAAGATGGCGAGAGATTTATTTCTGTAGTTCTTGGTACTACTAGTTCTGCTAAGAGAGATTCAGAATCAGCTAAACTACTAAGATATGCTCTGAGCAAATATGAAAATGTACTTTTATACAAAGCAAACTCTCCTGTTACAATCAGTGCGGATAATATTCCTAATGCAAAAGCTGGACAAAAAATAACTGTGACTTCAAATCAAAATATTTATAAAACAGTACCTAAAACTTATGTCCCTTATCTAAGACAAGGTATAGAGTTTAATCCAAATTTGAAAGCTCCTATTAAAACAGGTCAAACTGTAGGTAATTTAGTGATTACACTAGGTGATACTAAGGAGAAAATTGCTAGTGTACCTGTAGTTGCTATGAATGATGTTTCACAAAAAGGTTGGTGGTAA
- a CDS encoding HP0495 family protein produces MSENNNHNQQETFFEFPCQFPIKIMANPQKETVEFILSVFEKYVPNHSEIDFNTKESKTGKYISITAIFTADSKEQLDNIYKEISAHPEVHMVL; encoded by the coding sequence ATGTCTGAAAATAATAATCATAATCAACAAGAAACTTTTTTTGAGTTCCCTTGTCAATTTCCAATAAAAATAATGGCAAATCCTCAAAAAGAAACTGTTGAATTCATTCTAAGTGTTTTTGAGAAATATGTACCAAATCACAGCGAAATTGATTTTAACACTAAAGAAAGTAAAACTGGCAAATATATTTCTATAACTGCAATTTTTACTGCAGATAGTAAAGAACAGCTAGATAATATCTACAAAGAAATTTCAGCACATCCAGAAGTTCACATGGTTTTATAA
- a CDS encoding MFS transporter, with translation MQKLKLRNYICYGMGDIFGGGAFVLIGTFFMIFLTNNVGLSPILAGLLFGFGRFWMAITDPFFGNLSDRTNTRFGRRRVFFLVGIIPIIITFIPMWMTPLKVGVNNVTDIQAFIYYLTMYCIFDIVYSMVITPYAALIADMTNEYNERVRLSAFRMGFSQFSSILATSVAPIILATYTYSDKAYIIMATMFSILYAIVWIAVFFGTKEITISNKIVKQNKETFVSKITTLVYSFASAFKNKSFRAQLGLYLFAFTAVDFLMTLSVYFIKTYLEKPELVSYISTMWLAQICVLPVYVFIANKFSQATSYRIGAVIWLLSMLGLLLLNQNNATALTISISFILIGVGLSPCYMIPMAMLSFVTEVDVLLSKERRTGVYAGAMSSARKVSQGLIVLPLIGLILQMIGYNPHLAYQSASTLFSLRYVFIFVPIILILIGIYFSTRFKITPKNFEIIKEEISRLEKGGSKAEVNQEVKIVCEDLTGTKYENLYKKVK, from the coding sequence TTGCAAAAATTAAAACTTAGAAATTACATATGTTATGGGATGGGAGATATTTTTGGTGGAGGAGCTTTTGTACTTATAGGCACCTTCTTTATGATATTTTTGACAAATAATGTTGGCTTATCTCCCATATTGGCAGGACTACTATTTGGATTCGGTAGATTTTGGATGGCTATCACAGATCCTTTTTTTGGTAATCTATCAGACAGAACAAATACACGTTTTGGCAGAAGGCGAGTTTTCTTTTTAGTAGGTATAATACCTATTATAATAACTTTTATACCAATGTGGATGACTCCATTAAAAGTTGGAGTTAATAATGTCACAGATATACAAGCTTTTATATATTATTTAACAATGTATTGTATATTTGATATTGTATATTCTATGGTTATTACTCCATATGCCGCGCTAATAGCGGATATGACCAACGAGTATAACGAACGTGTTAGATTATCCGCTTTTAGAATGGGTTTTTCACAATTCTCATCAATATTAGCAACGTCTGTAGCACCAATAATATTAGCTACTTATACATACAGTGATAAAGCGTATATTATTATGGCAACAATGTTCTCGATTTTATATGCAATAGTCTGGATTGCTGTATTTTTTGGAACTAAGGAAATAACTATAAGTAATAAAATAGTAAAACAGAACAAAGAGACTTTTGTATCGAAAATAACTACTCTTGTTTATTCTTTTGCATCAGCTTTCAAAAATAAATCATTTCGTGCACAACTAGGACTATATTTATTTGCATTTACTGCTGTAGACTTTCTGATGACATTAAGTGTATACTTCATTAAAACATATCTTGAAAAACCAGAACTAGTTTCTTATATAAGCACAATGTGGCTTGCTCAAATATGTGTTTTACCTGTATATGTATTTATTGCAAATAAATTTAGTCAAGCCACAAGCTACCGCATTGGAGCTGTAATCTGGCTTTTATCAATGCTGGGATTACTGCTACTAAATCAAAATAATGCTACTGCATTGACTATTTCTATTAGCTTCATTTTAATAGGAGTTGGACTTTCGCCATGCTATATGATACCAATGGCTATGCTTAGTTTTGTTACAGAAGTTGATGTTTTACTTAGTAAAGAAAGAAGAACAGGTGTTTATGCTGGGGCAATGTCTTCTGCACGTAAAGTATCTCAAGGACTTATTGTCTTACCACTAATTGGTCTAATATTACAGATGATTGGTTATAATCCTCATTTAGCTTACCAATCTGCAAGCACTCTATTCTCCTTGAGATACGTTTTTATATTTGTACCTATAATACTAATACTCATAGGAATATATTTCTCAACTAGATTTAAAATAACACCAAAAAATTTTGAAATAATCAAAGAAGAAATATCCAGACTAGAAAAAGGTGGCTCTAAAGCTGAAGTAAATCAAGAAGTCAAAATAGTTTGTGAAGATTTGACTGGAACAAAATATGAAAACTTATATAAAAAGGTAAAATAG
- a CDS encoding fumarylacetoacetate hydrolase family protein, producing MQIDLTKSKVICVGRNYVEHIHELNNEVPDNPVIFIKPNSSITKTLRLSSKRETHYECEIVFIFDNNSNIKAVGLGLDLTDRNLQSKLKAKGLPWELAKAFDNSAVISEFVAIDSKDIAFLNFKAYKNDILIQQGSYDFMIYKPQQIIDFLQQNEISIYENDLLMTGTPKGVGVVNSGDKFKIELFCRDKKILATTF from the coding sequence ATGCAAATTGATCTAACAAAGTCAAAAGTGATTTGTGTCGGAAGAAATTATGTTGAGCATATTCATGAGCTTAATAATGAAGTTCCTGACAATCCAGTTATTTTTATAAAACCTAACTCAAGTATAACTAAAACTTTAAGGTTGTCTTCAAAAAGAGAAACTCATTACGAATGTGAAATAGTTTTTATTTTTGATAATAATTCAAATATAAAAGCCGTCGGTTTGGGATTAGATCTGACTGATAGAAATTTACAGTCAAAACTTAAAGCAAAAGGCCTACCATGGGAATTGGCAAAAGCTTTTGATAATAGTGCGGTGATTAGTGAGTTTGTTGCAATAGATAGTAAAGACATTGCATTTTTGAATTTCAAAGCATATAAGAATGATATACTAATTCAGCAAGGTAGCTATGATTTTATGATCTATAAACCTCAACAAATTATAGATTTTTTGCAGCAAAATGAAATCTCAATCTATGAAAATGATTTACTAATGACAGGAACTCCTAAAGGAGTTGGTGTAGTAAATAGTGGTGATAAGTTTAAAATTGAGTTATTTTGTAGAGATAAAAAAATATTAGCAACGACTTTTTAG
- the lptC gene encoding LPS export ABC transporter periplasmic protein LptC yields the protein MKFFTKYSLFANLLSIIIIISSMLYISYNALDGGRPLKNIPQKNRIELRAFDFNYNKYDASGNLAMSFFAKELQRYLNQDLHMTDITEKSYDKATEKLDWQVQAKHAQQLADQNLIHLYDGVNAIMITKKSADNNQKISDSDSTPDKIYIKSSEMFYNSSSKDFYNNRFTKMYDPKTGNNTTGTGVKGNSETKIIKLSQNVRSYYATS from the coding sequence ATGAAGTTTTTTACAAAATACTCCTTATTTGCTAATTTACTCTCTATAATTATAATTATTTCGTCAATGTTATATATAAGCTATAATGCTCTTGATGGTGGTAGACCACTTAAAAATATACCGCAAAAAAACCGTATTGAATTAAGAGCATTTGACTTTAATTATAACAAGTATGATGCTAGTGGTAACCTTGCGATGAGTTTTTTTGCTAAAGAGTTGCAACGTTATCTTAATCAAGATTTGCATATGACAGATATTACCGAAAAAAGCTATGATAAAGCCACAGAGAAGCTTGATTGGCAAGTACAAGCAAAACATGCTCAACAATTAGCAGATCAGAATCTGATACACTTATATGATGGTGTTAATGCTATTATGATTACAAAAAAATCAGCAGATAATAATCAAAAGATTTCTGATAGTGATTCAACACCAGATAAGATCTATATAAAAAGTTCTGAAATGTTTTATAACTCAAGTTCTAAAGATTTTTATAATAACAGATTTACTAAAATGTATGATCCTAAAACTGGGAATAATACTACTGGAACTGGAGTAAAAGGAAATTCAGAAACTAAAATTATAAAATTAAGCCAAAATGTAAGGAGCTATTATGCGACGAGCTAG